AGGTTTTAAGACTTTTCATTTTCGTCAAGCTCAAAATCTCTTGACGCGTGTGGTCAAAATGTTCACAAATAACATTTCTTACAAATACACCCTGAGCGGCCAAACCTGCATTTAGCAAATCTTTGACCATTGGCGTACAACCACCACAACCAGTACAGGCTTTTGTAGCTTTCTTAAGACCGTCTAAAGTGCTACAGCCTTTTTCTACTTCTTCTAAAATATCTCCTTTGGTAACTGCTTCGCAAGAACATATCAATGCAAAATCTGAAATCGCCATAATACCCGCTCCCTCATCTTCTCCTCCTCTTGAACCTAGAATGAGTTCTTCTGCATTTTCAGGAATAGGTAACTTACTATTGACCGTTTGCAGTAACATATTATACTGTTCGGCATCTCCAATTAGAATACCACCCAAAAGCTCTTTGCCGTCATTGGAAACATTGACACGCTTATATATTCCCTTAGCTCTATCTTCAAAAGTGATGGTTTTACAATCTGGTGCTTCGGCAAAAGCATTACCAAAACTGGCTACGTCAACACCAATTAACTTTAGCTTGGTAGACATGTCAAAACCTGTAAACTCTGACCTTTTAGAAACTACATCATTTATGATTTTCTTAGCAATGCTATTTAGGGCCACCTCAGCCATTTCGTAACCAGGAGCCACCAAACCGTAAATCATCCCTTCATAAAGGGCACATTCACCTATGGCAAAAATGTCTTCCTGCGAAGTTTCCATCGCTTCGTTTACTTCAATACCTCCACGTAAACCTGTTTTCAGTTCTGCTGCTTTCGCCAACTCGTCTCTTGGTTTAATTCCAGCAGAAATAACCACCATTTCAGCATTCAGGGTTTCACCGTCATAAAACTTAAGACCGCTAACCGTATCATCGCCTAAAAAGGTTTCTGTATTCTTATTGGCATGGACTTTAATTCCAAGCTCTGCCAATTTACTTTCTAAGACCCCAGAACCTGCGGCATCTATCTGCCTCGGCATCAAACGAGGAGCAAACTCCACCACATGTGCATCAGACACGCCTAAGTCAAGCAAAGCCTTAGCAGCTTCTAGCCCTAACAGGCCACCACCTATCACCACACCAGTTTTTGCTTTTTTGGCATGAGATTTCATCATATCCAAATCTTCTATAGTTCTGTAAACAAAGACCCCATCAAGTTCTACTCCTTTTATAGGTGGAACAAATGCTCCTGAACCCGTAGCAAAAACTAAATAATCATAAGACTCTACCACGCCTCTATGCGAAGTAACTTTCTTATTATTTTTATCCAGCTCTAAAACTGGGTCGCCTAAATGTATCTTGATGTCGTTTTCTTCATACCAAGATAATGGTGCCATAGTAAGCTCTTCCAAAGTTTTCTCTCCGAAGTAAGAACTCAAGTGTACTCTGTCATACGCAGGTCTAGGTTCTTCACCAAAAACCACGATTTCTAATTGAGATCTTAAAGAAGAGGATACAGCTTTTTCACAAAACTTATACCCTACCATTCCATTTCCGATTACTACAACTTTGGACTTTTCCATTATTAAAATAAACTATTTTATGCAACAATTAACTAAATTGCA
This sequence is a window from Arcticibacterium luteifluviistationis. Protein-coding genes within it:
- the nirB gene encoding nitrite reductase large subunit NirB, whose product is MEKSKVVVIGNGMVGYKFCEKAVSSSLRSQLEIVVFGEEPRPAYDRVHLSSYFGEKTLEELTMAPLSWYEENDIKIHLGDPVLELDKNNKKVTSHRGVVESYDYLVFATGSGAFVPPIKGVELDGVFVYRTIEDLDMMKSHAKKAKTGVVIGGGLLGLEAAKALLDLGVSDAHVVEFAPRLMPRQIDAAGSGVLESKLAELGIKVHANKNTETFLGDDTVSGLKFYDGETLNAEMVVISAGIKPRDELAKAAELKTGLRGGIEVNEAMETSQEDIFAIGECALYEGMIYGLVAPGYEMAEVALNSIAKKIINDVVSKRSEFTGFDMSTKLKLIGVDVASFGNAFAEAPDCKTITFEDRAKGIYKRVNVSNDGKELLGGILIGDAEQYNMLLQTVNSKLPIPENAEELILGSRGGEDEGAGIMAISDFALICSCEAVTKGDILEEVEKGCSTLDGLKKATKACTGCGGCTPMVKDLLNAGLAAQGVFVRNVICEHFDHTRQEILSLTKMKSLKTYDEVLDKLGTGDGCETCKPAVASILASLWGENVLEKGRATAQDSNDRFLANIQRGGTYSVVPRIPAGEITPDKLIVIGQVAKKYGLYTKITGGQRIDMFGAHVSDLPNIWEELIDAGFETGQAYGKSLRTVKSCVGTTWCRYGVQDAVSFAIEVENRYKGLRSPHKLKGGVSGCVRECAEAKGKDFGIIATEIGWNLYVGGNGGATPRHAELLATDLSDERCIQLIDRFLMFYIQTAEPLQRTAAWMDKMEGGLDYLKTVIMDDVLGICKELDEGMQKLVENYKCEWTEAVNNPEIRKQFAHFVNAPEEKDPTVELVPFREQVKAKDWN